A stretch of Henckelia pumila isolate YLH828 chromosome 4, ASM3356847v2, whole genome shotgun sequence DNA encodes these proteins:
- the LOC140862098 gene encoding putative late blight resistance protein homolog R1B-23 → MATAYAALLSLDRSLHQILHLDPLIHKERIISLHEKVDSIVTLLEDHSEKHRGTLDRLGNEIRNAAHEAQDFMDSYLCSVATTHDALSLDRDLDMAFERIHFIWEKATKIIKKDDTTEDLRFTTHFSRRAQVTESKVVEFDDDFNAIKEYMYEDSSKLQIIPIVGMGGIGKTTLAKRAYDNAGAFDICAWATASAEYKKRETLSELLQCFKKYTTDANHQSGESEAQLAKRVYQILVGRRYLIVIDDIWSRKAWDDLKMIFPDNDNQSRILLTTRLSDVAVYAGSSTTSFHQMKFLNENQSWKLLEEKIFGQESCPLHLVELGKKVARNCRGLPLTIVVVAGLLLSSGNMKEQELWESILENISSIESTIQVHCSKILSLSYDWLPPRLKPCFLYMAAFPEDFEIDITKLIMLWVAEGFIKPCNNNSKCLEEVGKGYLEDLVNRNLILVSKKGPDGKLVAVRIHDLLRKICIAKAEEGGFLHHLSSTKNACNDAVENPKRRLVAHYTKTLQELRRQDSCVRSVFSEIKQFSVLPTNFKCLGILNSPKVTWWNLSEVISTSINLRYISFILDENMPHLNRFLASLSKLPNLETLISNVAGNKGLQVPYAILCMPKIRHLIVSHPFRLSDPSNKGTINESDLQTLDIVTNFIFTEDVIKMLVNLKQLKVVFDGFGDNWDDFNLNNLSRLQNLEELEVSLGLQNHFFGWCAWPNPFPIWKYSFPISLKKLTLQGVPFLWENMTIFGLLPELQVLKIVENNIREVSEWTTVQGQFLQLKSFCSSLDYLAKWEVEKDHFPSLESLILRGAVWIDEIPCGLGEIDSLQLIELQNCKESLVNSAKQIEEERHEIGDVAFQVKVFNFVIKNNF, encoded by the coding sequence ATGGCAACTGCTTATGCTGCGCTTCTCTCACTTGATCGATCACTCCACCAGATTTTGCATCTTGATCCCTTAATTCACAAAGAAAGAATCATTTCCCTTCATGAAAAAGTTGATTCCATTGTCACCCTCCTCGAAGATCATTCGGAGAAGCATCGTGGAACGCTTGATCGCTTGGGAAATGAAATCAGAAATGCTGCACATGAAGCTCAGGATTTCATGGATTCGTATCTGTGTTCGGTAGCAACAACCCACGATGCTTTGAGCTTGGATCGAGACTTGGACATGGCGTTTGAAAGGATTCATTTTATCTGGGAAAAGGCAACGAAGATCATTAAGAAAGACGACACAACAGAAGATCTCAGATTCACAACTCATTTCTCTCGCAGAGCCCAAGTCACTGAAAGCAAAGTTGTGGAATTTGATGATGACTTCAATGCTATCAAAGAATATATGTATGAAGATTCGTCTAAACTCCAAATCATCCCGATTGTTGGGATGGGAGGAATCGGGAAGACGACTCTAGCTAAAAGAGCTTACGACAATGCTGGGGCATTTGACATCTGTGCTTGGGCTACAGCGTCTGCAGAATATAAAAAAAGAGAGACTCTTTCGGAGCTTCTTCAGTGCTTCAAGAAATACACCACTGATGCTAATCACCAATCTGGTGAGAGCGAAGCCCAATTGGCAAAACGAGTGTACCAAATTCTCGTGGGTAGGCGGTATCTCATTGTGATCGATGATATATGGAGTAGAAAGGCTTGGGATGATTTGAAGATGATATTTCCCGACAATGATAATCAAAGTCGAATCTTGTTAACTACGAGGCTATCAGATGTTGCTGTTTATGCGGGATCTTCTACTACTTCATTTCATCAAATGAAGTTTTTGAATGAAAATCAAAGTTGGAAACTACTCGAGGAAAAGATTTTCGGGCAAGAATCATGCCCTCTCCACCTGGTGGAACTCGGGAAGAAGGTTGCAAGAAACTGCAGGGGACTTCCGCTCACGATTGTGGTCGTCGCAGGACTGCTCCTTTCTTCGGGAAACATGAAGGAACAAGAATTGTGGGAAAGTATTTTGGAAAACATAAGTTCAATAGAATCCACAATCCAAGTGCATTGCTCAAAGATATTATCTTTGAGCTATGATTGGTTACCTCCGAGATTAAAGCCATGTTTCCTCTACATGGCGGCTTTTCCAGAAGATTTTGAAATCGATATTACGAAGCTGATCATGTTGTGGGTTGCAGAGGGATTCATTAAACCATGTAATAACAATTCTAAATGCTTGGAAGAAGTTGGGAAGGGGTATTTGGAGGATCTTGTCAACAGAAATCTGATCTTAGTGAGCAAGAAAGGGCCGGATGGCAAACTCGTCGCTGTCCGAATTCATGATCTCTTGAGGAAGATTTGCATAGCAAAAGCTGAAGAAGGTGGATTTCTTCATCACCTTTCCTCCACAAAAAATGCCTGTAATGATGCCGTGGAGAATCCAAAGCGTCGCCTCGTTGCACATTACACAAAGACTTTGCAGGAATTACGCAGACAAGATTCATGCGTGCGTTCAGTTTTCTCCGAGATTAAACAATTTTCAGTGTTGCCCACCAACTTTAAGTGCCTCGGTATCTTGAATTCACCAAAGGTGACTTGGTGGAATTTATCAGAAGTAATCTCGACATCCATCAATTTAAGGTACATTTCTTTTATCTTAGATGAAAATATGCCACACCTCAACAGGTTTCTTGCCTCATTATCCAAACTTCCCAATCTCGAAACTTTAATTTCTAATGTAGCTGGCAACAAAGGATTGCAAGTACCATATGCAATCTTGTGTATGCCGAAGATAAGGCATCTGATAGTGAGTCATCCTTTTCGTTTATCGGATCCCTCCAACAAAGGAACCATTAACGAAAGTGATCTACAAACACTTGACATAGTGACGAATTTCATATTCACTGAAGATGTCATCAAAATGCTTGTGAATCTAAAGCAACTGAAAGTTGTTTTCGATGGGTTCGGCGATAATTGGGATGATTTTAATCTCAACAATCTGTCTCGTCTACAAAACCTTGAAGAATTAGAAGTCTCTCTCGGTCTACAAAATCATTTCTTTGGGTGGTGTGCCTGGCCTAATCCATTTCCGATATGGAAATACTCTTTTCCGATCAGTTTGAAGAAGTTAACTCTACAAGGAGTTCCTTTTCTATGGGAAAATATGACTATATTTGGGTTACTACCGGAACTTCAAGTGCTTAAgatagtagaaaataatatccGTGAAGTTTCGGAGTGGACGACGGTGCAAGGCCAATTTCTTCAGCTCAAGTCCTTTTGTTCTTCGTTAGATTATTTGGCTAAGTGGGAAGTGGAAAAAGATCACTTCCCAAGCCTTGAAAGCTTGATTCTCAGAGGCGCTGTGTGGATTGATGAGATTCCTTGTGGATTAGGGGAAATAGATTCACTTCAACTTATTGAATTACAAAACTGCAAGGAATCATTAGTGAATTCAGCAAAGCAAATCGAGGAGGAGCGACATGAAATTGGGGATGTTGCTTTTCAAGTTAAAGTTTTTAATTTTGTGATTAAGAACAATTTTTAG